In Mangrovivirga cuniculi, the following proteins share a genomic window:
- a CDS encoding response regulator, which yields MADNKYFSVMLIDDNEIDNLINQKMIEAANITEHIYVHTGAKSAIEFLRNIEKLGDNIGKVLPEVIFLDIDMPLMDGFQFLDEFEKLSEDTKGQCKIVMLTSSINPQDVNKSQKYSYVKKYINKPLSQENLETLSI from the coding sequence ATGGCAGATAATAAATACTTTTCGGTAATGCTCATTGATGACAATGAGATAGACAATCTGATCAATCAGAAGATGATTGAAGCCGCAAATATTACTGAGCATATTTATGTGCACACTGGCGCTAAAAGTGCGATTGAATTTCTGAGAAATATTGAAAAACTCGGTGATAATATCGGAAAGGTTTTGCCGGAAGTGATATTCTTAGATATAGATATGCCTTTAATGGATGGCTTTCAGTTCCTTGATGAGTTTGAAAAGCTTTCTGAAGATACAAAAGGGCAGTGTAAGATTGTGATGTTGACATCTTCTATAAACCCTCAGGATGTAAACAAATCACAGAAGTACAGTTATGTGAAGAAGTACATTAATAAACCTCTTTCACAGGAAAATCTGGAAACCTTATCTATTTAG
- the lpdA gene encoding dihydrolipoyl dehydrogenase, with translation MMSAKYDLIVVGSGPGGYVAAIRASQLGMKVGVVEKESLGGICLNWGCIPTKALLKSANVFEYISHAEDYGITIKDAKPDFDGMVKRSRSVADGMSKGIQFLFKKNKIDVINGFGKVQPNKVVEVTDEEGKATKYQAKHIIIATGGRARELPNLPIDGKKVIEYRKAMTLDKQPKSMVVVGSGAIGVEFAYFYKSIGTEVTVVEYLDRIVPLEDEEVSKQLERTYKKAGMKIMTSSEVTKVDTKGKKCKVTVKTKKGEEQIEADVVLSAVGVATNIEGIGLEDVGISTDKGKIVVDKYYQTNMPGYYAIGDIVHGPALAHVASAEGIICVEKIAGENPEPLDYKNVPGCTYCSPEVASVGYTEKQAKEAGYDIKVGKFPFSASGKAKAAGASDGFVKLIFDAKYGELLGGHMIGNNVTEMIAEIVAVRKLETTGHELIKTVHPHPTMSEAVMEAAAAAYDEVIHL, from the coding sequence ATAATGTCAGCAAAATATGATTTAATAGTTGTGGGATCAGGTCCCGGTGGTTATGTTGCTGCTATTCGTGCCAGTCAGCTTGGTATGAAAGTAGGAGTTGTAGAAAAGGAATCTCTAGGCGGAATTTGCCTAAACTGGGGATGTATTCCTACCAAAGCACTATTAAAAAGTGCTAATGTATTTGAATATATCAGCCACGCTGAAGACTATGGAATTACGATAAAGGATGCTAAACCTGATTTCGACGGAATGGTTAAAAGAAGTCGAAGTGTTGCTGACGGCATGAGTAAAGGTATCCAGTTCTTATTTAAGAAGAATAAAATCGACGTAATAAACGGTTTTGGTAAAGTACAACCAAACAAGGTAGTCGAAGTAACGGATGAAGAAGGAAAAGCTACTAAATACCAGGCTAAGCATATCATTATCGCTACTGGTGGAAGAGCCAGAGAGCTTCCTAACCTTCCTATCGACGGCAAAAAAGTTATTGAATATAGAAAAGCTATGACTCTTGACAAGCAGCCTAAATCTATGGTTGTGGTAGGTTCAGGGGCTATCGGAGTTGAGTTTGCATATTTCTACAAGTCTATTGGCACAGAAGTAACTGTCGTTGAATACCTTGACAGAATTGTTCCATTAGAAGATGAAGAAGTTAGTAAGCAACTGGAAAGAACTTATAAAAAAGCAGGCATGAAGATCATGACCAGCTCAGAAGTAACTAAGGTTGATACTAAAGGCAAAAAATGCAAAGTAACTGTTAAAACCAAAAAAGGTGAAGAACAGATAGAGGCAGACGTAGTGTTATCAGCGGTTGGAGTAGCTACAAACATAGAAGGAATTGGCCTTGAAGATGTTGGCATCTCTACTGATAAAGGAAAAATTGTTGTCGATAAGTATTACCAGACTAACATGCCTGGTTATTATGCAATTGGTGATATTGTTCACGGACCGGCTCTGGCTCACGTTGCTTCTGCTGAAGGAATTATTTGCGTCGAAAAGATCGCCGGAGAGAATCCTGAGCCTCTTGATTATAAGAACGTACCGGGTTGTACCTATTGCTCACCGGAAGTTGCATCAGTAGGATATACTGAAAAGCAGGCTAAAGAAGCAGGCTATGATATCAAAGTTGGTAAATTTCCTTTCTCTGCATCAGGAAAAGCAAAAGCCGCCGGTGCTTCAGATGGATTTGTTAAACTAATTTTTGATGCTAAATATGGCGAATTACTAGGCGGACACATGATCGGAAATAATGTGACTGAAATGATCGCTGAAATAGTTGCTGTAAGAAAGCTCGAAACAACGGGGCATGAATTGATCAAAACAGTTCACCCTCACCCTACAATGTCTGAAGCAGTTATGGAAGCAGCAGCTGCAGCATATGACGAGGTAATTCACTTGTAA
- the fabG gene encoding 3-oxoacyl-[acyl-carrier-protein] reductase, whose protein sequence is MKLLDGKVALITGASKGIGRAIATAYAEAGADIAFTYLSSVEKGQALEKELEAFDIKAKGFKSDASDFSAAEKLIADVVSEFGQLDILINNAGITRDNLLMRMTEQMWDDVINVNLKSCFNTVKAATRTFMKQKSGSIINMSSVVGVKGNAGQSNYSASKAGIIGFTKSVALELGSRNIRANVVAPGFIETEMTEVLDEKTVQGWRDAIPLKRGGTPTDVANLCVFLGSDMSSYITGQVVQVDGGMLT, encoded by the coding sequence ATGAAATTATTAGATGGCAAAGTAGCCTTGATAACTGGAGCTTCTAAAGGAATCGGAAGGGCAATTGCAACAGCTTATGCCGAAGCTGGTGCTGATATCGCCTTTACATATTTATCCAGTGTCGAAAAAGGCCAGGCTCTTGAAAAAGAATTAGAGGCGTTTGATATAAAAGCTAAAGGATTTAAATCTGATGCTTCTGATTTTTCTGCAGCTGAAAAACTGATCGCCGATGTGGTTTCAGAATTCGGACAGCTAGATATCCTTATCAATAATGCAGGCATTACCCGGGATAATCTTTTAATGAGGATGACCGAACAAATGTGGGATGATGTCATTAATGTCAATCTGAAGTCTTGCTTTAATACCGTTAAGGCAGCTACAAGGACATTTATGAAACAAAAAAGTGGATCAATCATTAATATGTCATCTGTAGTAGGTGTAAAAGGTAATGCCGGGCAATCAAATTATTCCGCTTCAAAAGCAGGAATTATTGGTTTTACAAAATCAGTTGCTTTAGAATTAGGATCAAGAAATATCAGGGCGAATGTTGTGGCTCCTGGTTTTATTGAAACTGAAATGACTGAGGTATTGGACGAAAAAACTGTTCAGGGCTGGAGAGATGCCATTCCATTAAAAAGAGGAGGAACTCCAACTGACGTAGCAAATTTATGTGTCTTCCTTGGGTCTGATATGTCTTCTTACATTACCGGTCAGGTAGTGCAGGTAGATGGTGGAATGTTAACCTGA